From Medicago truncatula cultivar Jemalong A17 chromosome 7, MtrunA17r5.0-ANR, whole genome shotgun sequence, a single genomic window includes:
- the LOC25498497 gene encoding uncharacterized protein At5g02240, protein MLIMATTTRVPFVSATTFFPNQCHKYSLVARTINLPVSSTSLRLSSCYSTSLVSLALPRSFKRGGNRRSVVVVAMAESSKSTVLVTGAGGRTGQIVYKKLKERPNEYIARGLVRSEESKQKIGAADDVFIGDIRDTESLAPAIQGIDALIILTSGVPLMKPGFDPTQGKRPEFYFEDGAYPEQVDWIGQKNQIDAAKAAGVKQIVLVGSMGGTDLNHPLNSLGDGNILVWKRKAEQYLADSGIPYTIIRAGGLQDKEGGIRELVIGKDDELLKTDIRTIARPDVAEVCLQALNFEEAQFKAFDLASKPEGTGSPTKDFKALFSQITTRF, encoded by the exons ATGTTAATTATGGCTACTACTACACGTGTTCCTTTTGTTTCTGCTACCACATTTTTTCCTAACCAATGCCATAAATATTCATTGGTGGCAAGGACAATTAATTTACCTGTTTCTTCTACATCATTAAGGCTTTCTTCTTGTTATTCTACTTCATTGGTTTCACTTGCATTACCAAGGAGTTTTAAGAGAGGTGGAAATAGAAgaagtgttgttgttgttgctatggCTGAGTCTTCAAAGAGTACTGTGCTTGTTACTGGTGCTGGTGGTCGTACAG GAcaaatagtttataaaaaattaaaagagaggCCAAACGAATACATCGCAAGAGGGCTAGTTAGATCAGAAGAAAGCAAGCAGAAAATTGGTGCTGCGGATGATGTTTTTATTGGTGATATCAGAGATACCGAAAGTCTTGCTCCTGCAATTCAAGGTATAGATGCTCTCATAATCCTTACAAGTGGAGTACCACTAATGAAACCTGGATTCGATCCAACTCAAGGAAAAAGACCCGAGTTCTATTTTGAAGATGGTGCATACCCTGAACAG GTTGACTGGATCGGacagaaaaatcaaatagatGCTG CTAAGGCTGCCGGAGTAAAGCAGATTGTGTTGGTAGGGTCTATGGGTGGAACAGACCTTAACCATCCTTTGAACAGTTTGGGTGATGGGAATATATTG GTTTGGAAAAGAAAGGCTGAACAATATCTTGCTGATTCTGGTATTCCATATACGATTATAAG AGCTGGTGGCTTGCAAGACAAGGAGGGAGGTATCCGTGAACTCGTCATAGGGAAGGACGATGAGCTTCTAAAGACTGACATCAGAACCATAGCTAGACCTGATGTTGCAGAAGTCTGTCTTCAG GCACTAAATTTTGAGGAGGCTCAATTTAAGGCATTTGATTTGGCATCAAAACCCGAGGGAACAGGTTCACCAACAAAGGACTTTAAGGCTTTATTTTCCCAGATCACTACTCGTTTTTGA